One window of Dermacentor albipictus isolate Rhodes 1998 colony chromosome 9, USDA_Dalb.pri_finalv2, whole genome shotgun sequence genomic DNA carries:
- the Phb2 gene encoding prohibitin-2, whose protein sequence is MAQQLKDMASKLGKGGGGAPKGLGLGIKLIAATAGLGYAATQSVFTVDGGHRAIIFSRFGGIQDDVFTEGLHFRIPWIQYPIIYDIRSRPRKISSPTGSKDLQMVNISLRVLARPDAAQLPTVYRMLGTDYDERVLPSICNEVLKSVVAKFNASQLITQRQQVSLLVRKELTERARDFNIIMDDVSITELSFGKEYAAAVEAKQVAQQEAQRAQFTVEQAKQERQQKIVHSEGEAEAAKMLGDAIAKNPGYLKLRKIRAAQNIARTIAQSQNRVYLNASSLMLNIADKEFDITHIKQGHK, encoded by the coding sequence ATGGCTCAGCAGCTCAAAGACATGGCCAGCAAGCTGGGCAAGGGCGGCGGTGGCGCGCCGAAGGGGCTAGGCCTAGGCATCAAGCTCATAGCGGCCACCGCTGGCCTGGGGTACGCGGCCACCCAGTCCGTGTTCACCGTCGACGGCGGTCACCGTGCCATCATTTTCAGCCGCTTCGGTGGCATTCAGGATGACGTGTTCACCGAGGGCTTACACTTCCGCATCCCGTGGATACAGTACCCCATCATCTACGACATTCGCTCGCGGCCGCGCAAGATCTCGTCCCCGACGGGCAGCAAGGACCTTCAGATGGTCAACATCTCGCTACGTGTGCTGGCTCGTCCCGACGCCGCCCAGCTGCCCACCGTGTACCGCATGCTGGGCACCGACTACGACGAGCGCGTCCTGCCCTCCATCTGCAACGAGGTGCTCAAGAGCGTCGTCGCCAAGTTCAACGCATCGCAGCTCATCACGCAGAGGCAGCAGGTCTCCCTACTCGTCCGCAAGGAGCTCACCGAACGCGCCCGAGACTTCAACATCATCATGGACGACGTCTCGATCACCGAGCTGAGCTTCGGTAAGGAGTACGCCGCTGCCGTCGAAGCCAAGCAGGTCGCCCAGCAAGAGGCGCAGCGGGCCCAATTTACCGTCGAGCAGGCGAAGCAGGAGCGGCAGCAGAAGATCGTCCACTCCGAGGGTGAGGCCGAGGCGGCGAAGATGCTGGGCGATGCGATCGCGAAAAACCCGGGATATCTGAAGCTGCGCAAGATACGCGCCGCGCAGAACATCGCGCGCACCATAGCGCAGTCCCAGAACCGAGTATACCTGAACGCCAGCTCGCTGATGCTCAACATCGCCGACAAAGAGTTCGACATCACCCACATAAAGCAGGGACACAAGTAA
- the LOC135921867 gene encoding calcyphosin-like protein, translating into MNMTPIEKLRHQCLQRGAHGIKGFARHFRIMDNSRDKKIDVEEFKQGLLDFNLELSPSEVDALFKDLDKDGSGTISFNEFLVALRPPMSAARLEHVQRAFYKMDKTGDGVITVRDLKGLYNARQAKFQNGELSEDEAFELFLKDFDSPNDPDGKVTIEEFIDYYAGVSASVDTDAYFDLMMRNAWKI; encoded by the exons ATGAACATGACTCCCATTGAGAAGCTTCGCCACCAGTGCCTCCAGCGAGGTGCACACGGCATCAAGGGATTCGCACG GCACTTCCGCATCATGGACAACTCCAGGGACAAGAAGATCGATGTGGAAGAATTCAAGCAGGGTCTGCTGGACTTCAACTTGGAGCTGAGCCCCAGCGAGGTGGACGCCTTGTTCAAGGACCTCGACAAGGATGGCAGCGGCACCATCTCCTTCAACGAGTTCCTTGTTGCGCTCAGG CCTCCAATGTCGGCGGCCCGTCTGGAGCACGTCCAACGGGCATTCTACAAGATGGACAAGACGGGAGACGGGGTCATCACTGTCCGTGACCTCAAGGGTTTGTACAACGCTCGGCAGGCCAAGTTCCAGAACGGGGAGCTCTCTGAGGATGAGGCGTTTGAGCTCTTCCTGAAGGACTTCGACAGTCCCAATGACCCCGATGGCAAG GTGACAATCGAAGAATTCATCGACTACTATGCGGGCGTGAGCGCCTCCGTTGACACGGATGCCTACTTCGACCTCATGATGAGGAATGCCTGGAAGATCTGA